Proteins from a genomic interval of Stenotrophomonas sp. 24(2023):
- a CDS encoding cyanophycinase encodes MTPFISRLRQRLVLAALVALLAPLAHAQEPRDLQSPGFDYYEIGDLDAPRPGPRAPAMMLMGGGEWVPEAFQWWLRQAGNGRVVILRASGGDDLQERLYEDIGGTTAVQTLVFDSRRAANDPAVLRVVAAADAIFIAGGDQSRYIRFWKGTALNRALNAHVGAGKPIAGTSAGLAILGGYAYGALDGGSVTSAGAMADPMGSAVTMDSGFLQMPYLQRVVTDTHFDRRDRLGRLIVFVARAAQDSGDPEMVGIGVDEDTALCVEPDGQARVRSLDGEGKVWVVRPGRDADQLVAGEPLRFDAVPVTVVASGGHLNLQDFHADTDYEATANVVDGDIEVTRL; translated from the coding sequence ATGACCCCCTTCATCAGCCGACTCCGGCAGCGCCTGGTACTGGCGGCGCTGGTGGCCCTGCTGGCGCCTCTGGCCCATGCCCAGGAACCGCGCGACCTGCAGTCGCCCGGCTTCGATTATTACGAGATCGGTGACCTCGATGCACCCCGGCCGGGGCCGCGGGCGCCGGCGATGATGCTGATGGGCGGGGGGGAGTGGGTGCCCGAGGCGTTCCAGTGGTGGCTGCGCCAGGCCGGCAATGGCCGGGTGGTCATCCTGCGCGCCTCCGGGGGCGATGATCTGCAGGAGCGGCTCTACGAGGACATCGGCGGCACCACGGCCGTGCAGACCCTGGTCTTCGACAGCCGCCGCGCGGCCAATGACCCGGCGGTCCTGCGCGTGGTGGCCGCCGCCGATGCCATTTTCATCGCCGGTGGCGACCAGTCGCGCTACATCCGCTTCTGGAAGGGCACCGCGCTCAACCGGGCGCTCAATGCCCATGTCGGCGCCGGCAAGCCTATCGCGGGCACCAGCGCCGGCCTGGCCATCCTGGGGGGCTATGCCTATGGTGCGCTCGACGGTGGCAGCGTCACGTCCGCCGGCGCCATGGCCGATCCGATGGGCAGTGCGGTGACCATGGACAGCGGGTTCCTGCAGATGCCGTACCTGCAGCGGGTGGTGACCGACACCCATTTCGACCGGCGCGATCGCCTGGGGCGATTGATCGTGTTCGTGGCGCGGGCCGCCCAGGACAGTGGCGACCCGGAGATGGTCGGCATCGGGGTCGATGAGGATACGGCGCTGTGCGTGGAGCCCGACGGCCAGGCGCGGGTGCGCAGCCTGGACGGCGAGGGCAAGGTCTGGGTGGTGCGCCCGGGCCGCGATGCCGACCAGCTGGTAGCGGGCGAGCCGCTGCGTTTCGACGCCGTACCGGTGACCGTGGTAGCCAGTGGCGGCCACCTGAACCTGCAGGATTTCCACGCCGACACGGATTACGAGGCCACCGCGAACGTGGTCGACGGTGACATCGAGGTCACCCGCCTGTAG
- a CDS encoding TonB-dependent receptor — MRRQAMAWSIQLALMGIAASAAAQAPGSSSVQQLDAVQVTGSRIPRAQVEGPAPITVINAEQIRANGFTTVPDVLRAMTQNGGETQSQQSASGADFSPGAQQVDLRGLGPNHTLVLVNGRRIADFPMPFKGRSNFTDVSNIPLALIERIEVLTGSASAIYGSDAIAGVVNFILKKQVDGTTVDVRMGTTTEGGGESFNMSIASGFSQGRFNAVYSLELQSQTPLWAYERDIQDSAQDAPTANSRIARRAYLRTDYNDDYLDPGADTCAALAGQNNGSTYHAFRPRYGWYCGSDASIGYGTILNKRRGANGYASLSYDFDNGSQWFADVQLGYHTLSQFRDVTSWGRMAADGNEEGYFHNQATGDIEFWQRQFSPEEMGGLNNGMIRSTQKTFSVTTGFKGKLGENWDYEASLSHSQYQSRISWPQIIAAKANDLFLGPQLGVDEDDGFPIYNADPARLYRPLTRAEYDSIAARTVYTPKSRTETAALTLTNSSLFALPGGDAGLAATVEVGQQAYALHPDPLATQYYYYSWKDSDGQGSRNRWATAAELRLPVVDTVNVSLAGRYDQYRYSGHRVGKSTWSGGLEWRPIDSLLVRGSYGTAFRAPDLHYVYAGPGNDETSAQDLYTCRLEEASDCSDYDRNLIRSRNGNRELGPETSTSWSAGFVWSPGFGLDLSADWFNIDMRNQVQDMDVRTILASEADCRLGQASITSPTCVDALARVTRTSDGRLYGVHVNPVNIARETTAGVDVGLRYRLQTGIGEFTLSGNHTWVKKHDFQRFAGDVTEDEFAINSGFDIPRTKSSLSVTWERQAWSATVFASRLGKLPTSDSYDKVFDPESGDSPWIGATWRYNASLQYRFDDHSRISLSVVNVFNKMPPKDATYTAYPYYDVSWFDSVGRQINLQYTHKFGGSAL; from the coding sequence ATGCGTAGACAGGCGATGGCGTGGTCGATCCAGCTGGCGTTGATGGGCATTGCTGCTTCGGCGGCGGCCCAGGCCCCCGGCTCCTCTTCGGTGCAACAGCTGGACGCGGTCCAGGTGACCGGTTCGCGCATTCCGCGCGCCCAGGTGGAAGGCCCGGCGCCGATCACGGTGATCAACGCCGAGCAGATCCGGGCCAACGGCTTCACCACCGTCCCTGACGTGCTGCGCGCGATGACCCAGAACGGTGGCGAAACGCAGAGCCAGCAGTCCGCCAGCGGGGCGGACTTCTCGCCCGGCGCCCAGCAGGTGGACCTGCGCGGCCTGGGCCCGAACCACACGCTGGTGCTGGTCAATGGCCGCCGCATCGCCGATTTCCCGATGCCCTTCAAGGGCCGCAGCAACTTCACCGATGTCTCCAACATCCCGCTGGCCCTGATCGAGCGCATTGAAGTGCTGACCGGCAGCGCCTCGGCGATCTACGGCTCGGACGCAATCGCCGGCGTGGTCAACTTCATCCTGAAGAAGCAGGTCGATGGCACCACCGTCGACGTGCGCATGGGCACCACCACCGAAGGCGGTGGCGAGTCGTTCAACATGAGCATCGCCAGCGGCTTCAGCCAGGGCCGCTTCAATGCGGTCTACAGCCTGGAGCTGCAGTCGCAGACGCCGTTGTGGGCCTACGAGCGCGACATCCAGGATTCGGCCCAGGACGCGCCGACCGCCAACTCGCGCATCGCGCGCCGGGCCTACCTGCGCACCGACTACAACGACGACTACCTGGACCCGGGCGCGGACACCTGCGCCGCCCTGGCCGGGCAGAACAACGGCAGCACCTACCACGCCTTCCGCCCGCGGTACGGCTGGTACTGCGGCAGCGATGCGTCGATCGGCTACGGCACGATCCTGAACAAGCGCCGCGGCGCCAACGGCTATGCCTCGCTGAGCTATGACTTCGACAACGGCAGCCAGTGGTTCGCCGACGTGCAGCTGGGCTACCACACGCTGTCGCAGTTCCGCGACGTGACCTCCTGGGGCCGCATGGCCGCCGACGGCAATGAGGAAGGCTACTTCCACAACCAGGCCACCGGTGACATCGAATTCTGGCAGCGCCAGTTCTCGCCCGAGGAAATGGGCGGACTGAACAACGGCATGATCCGCAGCACGCAGAAGACCTTCAGCGTGACCACCGGCTTCAAGGGCAAGCTGGGCGAGAACTGGGATTACGAGGCCTCGCTGAGCCATTCGCAGTACCAGTCGCGCATCAGCTGGCCGCAGATCATCGCCGCCAAGGCCAACGACCTGTTCCTGGGCCCGCAGCTGGGCGTGGACGAGGATGATGGCTTCCCGATCTACAACGCCGACCCGGCCCGCCTGTACCGGCCGCTGACCCGTGCCGAGTACGATTCGATCGCCGCGCGCACGGTCTACACGCCCAAGTCGCGCACCGAGACGGCCGCGCTGACGCTGACCAACAGCAGCCTGTTCGCGCTGCCGGGCGGCGATGCCGGCCTGGCCGCCACCGTGGAAGTCGGCCAGCAGGCCTACGCGCTGCATCCCGATCCGCTGGCCACCCAGTACTACTACTACAGCTGGAAGGATTCGGACGGCCAGGGCTCGCGCAACCGCTGGGCAACCGCGGCCGAGCTGCGCCTGCCGGTGGTGGACACGGTCAACGTCAGCCTGGCCGGCCGCTATGACCAGTACCGCTACTCCGGCCACCGCGTCGGCAAGTCCACCTGGAGCGGCGGCCTGGAATGGCGCCCGATCGACAGCCTGCTGGTACGCGGCTCGTACGGCACCGCCTTCCGCGCGCCGGACCTGCACTATGTCTACGCCGGCCCCGGCAACGACGAGACCAGCGCGCAGGATCTGTACACCTGCCGCCTGGAAGAAGCCAGCGACTGCTCCGACTACGACCGCAACCTGATCCGCAGCCGCAACGGCAACCGCGAACTGGGCCCGGAAACCAGCACGTCCTGGAGCGCCGGCTTCGTCTGGTCGCCCGGTTTCGGCCTGGACCTGAGTGCCGACTGGTTCAACATCGACATGCGCAACCAGGTGCAGGACATGGATGTGCGCACGATCCTGGCCAGCGAAGCCGACTGCCGCCTGGGCCAGGCCAGCATCACCTCGCCCACCTGCGTGGATGCGCTGGCACGGGTGACCCGCACCAGCGATGGGCGCCTGTACGGCGTGCACGTGAACCCGGTGAACATCGCCCGCGAAACCACCGCCGGCGTCGACGTGGGCCTGCGCTACCGCCTGCAGACCGGCATCGGCGAGTTCACCCTGAGCGGCAACCACACCTGGGTGAAGAAGCACGATTTCCAGCGCTTCGCCGGTGATGTGACCGAGGACGAGTTCGCGATCAACAGCGGCTTCGACATCCCGCGCACCAAGTCCAGCCTGAGCGTGACCTGGGAGCGCCAGGCCTGGTCGGCCACGGTGTTCGCCTCGCGCCTGGGCAAGCTGCCGACCTCGGACAGCTACGACAAGGTGTTCGACCCGGAGAGCGGCGACAGCCCGTGGATCGGTGCGACCTGGCGCTACAACGCCTCGCTGCAGTACCGCTTCGACGACCACTCGCGGATCAGCCTGTCGGTGGTCAACGTGTTCAACAAGATGCCGCCGAAGGATGCCACGTACACGGCTTACCCGTACTACGACGTGTCCTGGTTCGACAGCGTCGGCCGCCAGATCAACCTGCAGTACACCCACAAGTTCGGCGGCAGTGCACTGTAA
- a CDS encoding isoaspartyl peptidase/L-asparaginase, which yields MNLPLALAALLSLPLLAQAAPATPLLVIHGGAGVERPDLSPAEEQAARQALRTALLKGHAELAAGRPALAAVTAAITVLEDDPTFNAGRGAVFTHEGRNELDAALMDGATQAAGAVAGVQRVRNPIQLAQAVMQKSRHVMMVGQGAEAFAVEQGIALVDPSYFRTDKRWQQLQRALKEEAAGQAHADLETARHFGTVGAVALDAQGHLAAGTSTGGMTNKRYGRVGDSPIIGAGTWADARCAVSGTGWGEYYIRSAAAHEICARMRYAGQTPEQAGRGVINEDIPRMGGDGGAIVLSADGKMAAPFNTQGMYRGWIGADGIPHVAIFASETLAVPGQ from the coding sequence ATGAACCTGCCTTTGGCGCTCGCTGCGCTGTTGTCCCTGCCGCTGCTCGCCCAGGCCGCGCCGGCCACGCCGTTGCTGGTCATTCATGGGGGTGCGGGGGTGGAGCGTCCGGACCTGTCGCCGGCCGAGGAGCAGGCGGCACGCCAGGCGCTGCGTACGGCGCTGCTGAAGGGGCATGCGGAACTGGCGGCCGGGCGCCCGGCGTTGGCCGCGGTCACCGCAGCGATCACCGTGCTGGAGGACGATCCGACCTTCAACGCGGGCCGGGGTGCGGTGTTCACTCACGAGGGCCGCAATGAACTGGACGCCGCGCTGATGGACGGGGCGACCCAGGCGGCCGGTGCAGTGGCGGGCGTGCAGCGCGTGCGCAACCCGATCCAGCTGGCGCAGGCGGTGATGCAGAAATCCAGGCACGTGATGATGGTCGGGCAGGGCGCTGAAGCCTTCGCGGTGGAGCAGGGTATCGCGCTGGTCGATCCCTCGTACTTCCGCACCGACAAGCGCTGGCAGCAGCTGCAGCGCGCATTGAAGGAGGAGGCCGCCGGCCAGGCACATGCCGATCTGGAAACCGCCCGGCATTTCGGTACCGTCGGCGCGGTGGCGCTGGACGCGCAGGGGCACCTGGCAGCGGGTACCTCCACCGGCGGCATGACCAACAAGCGCTATGGCCGCGTGGGGGACTCGCCGATCATCGGCGCCGGTACCTGGGCCGATGCGCGCTGCGCGGTCTCCGGTACGGGGTGGGGCGAGTACTACATCCGCAGCGCGGCCGCGCACGAGATCTGCGCGCGCATGCGCTATGCCGGGCAGACACCGGAACAGGCCGGGCGTGGCGTCATCAACGAGGACATCCCGCGCATGGGCGGCGATGGCGGAGCGATCGTGCTGTCGGCGGACGGGAAAATGGCCGCGCCGTTCAACACGCAGGGCATGTATCGGGGCTGGATCGGCGCCGACGGCATCCCCCATGTCGCAATTTTCGCCAGCGAGACCTTGGCGGTGCCAGGGCAATAA
- the tuf gene encoding elongation factor Tu: MAKGKFERTKPHVNVGTIGHVDHGKTTLTAALTKIGAERFGGEFKDYSAIDAAPEEKARGITISTAHVEYESPTRHYAHVDCPGHADYVKNMITGAAQMDGAILVCSAADGPMPQTREHILLSRQVGVPYIVVFLNKADMVDDAELLELVEMEVRELLSKYEFPGDDTPIIAGSARLALEGDQSDIGVPAVIKLVDALDTWIPTPERDVDKAFLMPVEDVFSISGRGTVVTGRIERGVIKVGEEIEIVGIRPVQKTTVTGVEMFRKLLDQGQAGDNAGLLLRGTKRDDVERGQVLAKPGSIKPHTEFEGEVYVLSKDEGGRHTPFFKGYRPQFYFRTTDITGAVQLPEGVEMVMPGDNVKMVVTLINPVAMDEGLRFAIREGGRTVGAGVVSKIIK, from the coding sequence ATGGCCAAGGGTAAGTTCGAGCGCACCAAGCCGCACGTCAACGTCGGCACCATCGGTCACGTCGACCACGGCAAGACCACGCTGACCGCTGCACTGACCAAGATCGGCGCCGAGCGCTTCGGTGGTGAGTTCAAGGACTACTCCGCGATCGACGCCGCGCCGGAAGAAAAGGCCCGCGGCATCACGATCTCGACCGCGCACGTCGAATACGAATCCCCGACCCGTCACTACGCCCACGTTGACTGCCCGGGCCACGCTGACTACGTCAAGAACATGATCACCGGTGCCGCCCAGATGGACGGCGCGATCCTGGTGTGCTCGGCCGCTGACGGCCCGATGCCGCAGACCCGCGAGCACATCCTGCTGTCGCGTCAGGTCGGCGTGCCGTACATCGTGGTGTTCCTGAACAAGGCCGACATGGTCGACGACGCCGAGCTGCTCGAGCTGGTCGAAATGGAAGTCCGCGAACTGCTGAGCAAGTACGAGTTCCCGGGCGACGACACCCCGATCATCGCCGGTTCGGCCCGTCTGGCGCTGGAAGGCGACCAGAGCGACATCGGCGTGCCGGCCGTCATCAAGCTGGTCGACGCCCTGGACACCTGGATCCCGACCCCGGAACGTGACGTCGACAAGGCGTTCCTGATGCCGGTGGAAGACGTGTTCTCGATCTCGGGCCGCGGCACCGTGGTGACCGGTCGTATCGAGCGCGGCGTGATCAAGGTCGGCGAAGAAATCGAAATCGTCGGCATCCGTCCGGTGCAGAAGACCACCGTGACCGGCGTTGAAATGTTCCGCAAGCTGCTGGACCAGGGTCAGGCAGGCGACAACGCTGGCCTGCTGCTGCGCGGCACCAAGCGTGACGACGTCGAGCGTGGCCAGGTGCTGGCCAAGCCGGGTTCGATCAAGCCGCACACCGAGTTCGAAGGCGAAGTGTACGTGCTGTCGAAGGACGAAGGCGGCCGCCACACCCCGTTCTTCAAGGGCTACCGTCCGCAGTTCTACTTCCGTACCACCGACATCACCGGTGCGGTGCAGCTGCCGGAAGGCGTCGAGATGGTGATGCCGGGCGACAACGTGAAGATGGTTGTCACCCTGATCAACCCGGTCGCGATGGACGAAGGCCTGCGCTTCGCCATCCGCGAAGGCGGCCGCACCGTCGGCGCCGGCGTGGTCTCGAAGATCATCAAGTAA